ACAGGGCAATTGAGGCTGAAATACACAAGTATGCCGCTGCAGACGATGGATCCGACCATGCGGTGATGTCGATATACAACTAAAATTTCATTGAGCTGTAGTCTAATGCTAATTATACAATTATTCAAGGTGTCCAAGAATCAGGCGGATAGATGGTGATGGAGATGGAGATGGCAGAtggagatgaagatggCAGATGGCAGATGGGGGATAGAGGGAGGGAAGCGGAACTCAAGAAAGAGTAGATGCTCTTGCCCATGTAGAGCAGAGGCCAGAAAATCACTGCGTCGTATTTGACGTCGGTACTATATGATCATTATTACCGTTCTGCACGCTAATATCTGCGACATTTACCGTAGCTGATGTAGGTACAGGGCTTAGTATAGGTCTTTGTAATGACTGGCTATCAATGGGCCATGGTAGGTTTGGCCGCACAATATACGGAACTGGATGTGCCTGAAGTTGCGGTACCTGTTGTGGAGGCGGCGACTTTCTCAATTTCTCAAATGCATCTAGAACATCTAGTTCATGGTGCCGTATTAAATTTGGAGCCCGTTCATTGGTGATATACTGGGCAGGAGATATAAGCGCATTGGGCAACGTTGGCGTAATTACTGGCGTGACCATCTGTCTAACGTAGCCCATATTAGCCATCATCGCCTGTTCctcctttttctttaaaaccCCCGATTTATTTAAAC
This region of Eremothecium cymbalariae DBVPG#7215 chromosome 4, complete sequence genomic DNA includes:
- the DAT1 gene encoding Dat1p (similar to Saccharomyces cerevisiae YML113W DAT1) → MAKTLAQGRKPGSGRKPGKAKTLLEGRKPGSGRKKRQAIDAMGAASLSGYGSFKGLNKSGVLKKKEEQAMMANMGYVRQMVTPVITPTLPNALISPAQYITNERAPNLIRHHELDVLDAFEKLRKSPPPQQVPQLQAHPVPYIVRPNLPWPIDSQSLQRPILSPVPTSATVNVADISVQNGNNDHIVPTSNTTQ